In Nostocoides sp. HKS02, the DNA window GCGGCGGCGCCTACGCCCCGCGGGCCGACCTCGCGAGCCGCAGCGAGCAGATCACGGTGGCCCAGCGCGTGTTGGCCTCACAGGGTCCAGGCGCGTGGCCGACGTGCGGAGCCCGCGCCGGCCTGAGCCGCGCCAGTGGCGGAGGTGTCGTGGCTGCCGCTGCCCGCACCTCGGCACCTGAGGCGTCTCGGTCGGCGGTGCGGACGGCTCCGCCCAGCTACCGCTCCTCGGTGGTCCACCACTCCTCCGTCGCGGTCGGCAGGCTCGTCGTCGACGGCATCCGTGGCCCGAAGACCAACGCCGCGATCGAGCGCTGGGTCGGCGGGTCGGTCGACGGCAACCTGTCGCGGGCCGACATCAAGGCGCTGCAACGCAAGGTCGGCTCAGTCCCCGACGGCGTCATCGGCCCGAAGACGGTGCGGGCCCTCCAGGCGAAGATCGGCGCGCGCGCGAACGGCTCGCACTCGCTCGACCGCGCGACGGTCATGGCGCTGCAGAGGTACCTCAACTCGCACTGACCCCGTAGCTCCGATGGCCCGGCTCCCTCACGGACGCCGGGCCATCGCGCGCCCGGGCACCACCGGCGTGTGTATGCCGCGTCGTCGCCTTGGGTACGATCGTCCCCGCCCGCCTGAGGCGGGCTCGCCGGCGTGGCGCAATTGGCAGCGCACCTGTCTTGTAAACAGGGGGTTAGGGGTTCAAGTCCCCTCGTCGGCTCTCTGACCAGCAAAAACGCGCCGTGCGGCCATCGGAACACGAGGTGCGGAGCTCACCGGCTCATCGCCGCGTCACGATGTCGGCGCCTGCGCGTCTCACCGGTGACTGGTCGGGGAATGACCGGTCACCGGACGGCAGGCGCCCCACCGGCAGGCCACACGGGTTGCCTGCCGTCCGCTTCCCGGTGCACTCGGGTCGGTGGGCGGGATCGTCAGGCGGCAGCGGCGACCTGATCGGCGAGGTCCGTCAACGCCTTGCGCATGCCGCGCCTGGCCCGCAGGCCGAGCTGGCGCGCGCCGCCCACGCTGAGTCCGAGCTCGTCGGCGACGTCCTGGTAGGGAAGGTTCTCCACGTAGACCATCACCAGGACCCGCTGCCACCGCTCAGGTAGCGTCGCCAAGGCCTCTCGCATCCGCTGGTTGAACAGTGCTTCGAGCACAAGGTGCTCCGGGGACTCCTCGAGGATCCGGGCTGCGAGGTCGGGGTTGGCGAGGGCCGCGTCCTCAATGTCAGCGACCCAGCGCAGGCGGCGGTCAGCGCGGAGCCGGTTCACGTGCAGGCGTAGCACGACGGCCCGTAGGTAACCCATGAAGGCCACCCGAGGGCCGCCGCCTGCAGCTAGTTGCTGCCACGTCCGTGCGAACGCCTCGGCGACCAGCTCCTCAGCGAGGTGGTCATCGAGGACCAGCCGCCGTGCGTAGCGCCGCGCCTGCCGGACGTGGTTTGCATACAGCTCGGCGAATGCCTCGCGGTCGCCACAGCGGGCATTCTCGATCAGTTGCTCAACGGTCGCCGCCTGCCCGGGCTCCGTGAAGGTGAGTTGGACCATGGCCATCCCCTTGCGGTCTTCCCTGCGCGTGCGCGCCAGTCCAGGCGCTCACCGAGTATCGCGGTGGCCGCGTGGCTCGACTGCGGGTATCGGCAGAATCCACAGGAAGCCGCCACCCATTTCCGGGAAAGTCCGGACTCGTTCTTCTGGCTCAGGGGCAGGGCAAGGTGACGAGGATGGGAGTGAGCCAGACGTTGTAGTTGGCCGCGCCGGTTGAGGTGTTGTCGAGCAGCCGGTAGCCAACGGTGAACTGCGACAGGGCGGCCGCGGTGACGGGGACGTCGCCCGCCGTGGAGGTGTTGGGCAGCGAGGCCATGGTGGGGACGGAGTTGGGCCGCCGTCGCCACGGATCAGCGGAGGTGCCGGTGCCGGTGAGGTACGCCGTGTCTTGCACGGTTCCCGCCATCGCCGAGGTTGAGGTCAGAAAGACGCGTTCGGCGCCTGCGTTGTTGCTGTTGCCGTTGAACGCCGTCCCGTCGATGTCGGCGATCGTGAACGAGGCGTTGAGGACCGGTTGGCTGAAGGCGAAGCTGTAGTCGGCGCCTGTCACCGTGGTGTTCGTCGTGTTCCGCAGCCGGGTCAGACCCAGGTCGAGGCCCGGCCCGGGTGTCCCGCCGATCGGCCCAGCCGTACCCGACAGGTTGTTGGGATTCACGGTGGAGAAGGTCGGCCCGACGATCGTCGCGGTCACGGTCAAGGTGAGAACTGGGACCGACCCGTTTCCGAGCGGGTTGACCCAGGTGTAGACGCCGGTGGTGGGGCTCGTCCGTGTGTATGCCGCGGACGTCCAGTCGGTCACGAGCTGGGCCGGCGTGCAGGCGTTTGACGCCGCGGCGGCCGGGGCAGCGGTGGCCAGGATGACGGCTGGGGTCGTCCAGACTGCGCCCTTGACCACCAACCGCCTCGACAGGCCAGGTGGATCCGTTGCCATTCGTACCCCTTGGGACAATGCGGTCAGTTGCTGTGGCGGCGAGTGGTGATCGGGCGTCCTCACCCCGCGGCCCGCCGTAGACGGATCCGTGAGGCCCGGGTATCGGCGCCGTAGTACGCGCCGTAGTAGCCGGTCGCGGACGAGTTGGGCGCGGCGCGGTTGAGGACGACCCCCAGGGTGTGTCCTTGGACGGCGGTCAAGCTGGTCAGGGCGTCGCGGAGCTGGGTGTCGAGGGTGCGTCCCGCAGAGACCACGACCAGGGCGCCGTCGGCGGATGCGGTCAGGAGCGCGCCGTCCGTAACCGGCAGGAGCGGGGGCGCGTCGATGATGACGGTGAGGCCGCGCTCGGCCAGCTTCTTGAGGAGACGTTGCATCGCGCGCGAGCCCAACAGCTCGCTCGGGTTGGGAGGCGTGCCTCCGGCGCCGAGTACCCGCAGGTGGGGTAGCCCGACCACCTGCTGCGCGACCTCGTCGAACTCGACCCGCCCGATGAGCACGTCGGTCAGGCCGATGCCCTCGACCAGGCCGAAGGACTCGGCGACGACGGGACGCCGCAGGTCGCCGTCGATGAGGACGACGTCGCGGTCGGCAAGGGACAGGGCCGCGGCGAGGTTGGCGGCGATGGTGGACTTGCCGTCCCCGGGAAGTGGACTGGTCACCACGATCACCCGCGGCGGGTTGTCCACATCCATGAACTGCAGATTGGTGCGCAACTTGAAAAAGGCCTCGGCGGAGTGGGCAGGGTCGTCGGCGTGCCGTAACCCCCGGGACACGACGAGGGAGACCCGCGATCCGACCCGTCGGACCATCGCCGGGCTGGTGGGGATGGTGGCCGCGACGGTCACGCCGAAGGCTCCTTCGACATCCTCCGCGCGCCGCAGCCTTCGATCCAGCTGACTGCGCACCACGGCATACCCCAGACCCAGCAGCAGGCCGACCGTGCTCCCCACGGCGACGTTCCGGGTGGGATTCGGCGAGATCGGGAAGGTGGGCAGCTCTGCGGACTCGATCGGAACAATGTGCAGCGCCTGCGACGCCGCGCCCGAGGGGTTCTCGACGGCGTCGACCTGGGTCTTCACTGCCTCCACCCAGGCGTCGGCCAGGGCCTGGGCGGCGCGCGGCGTGTCGGCTCTCGCGCTGACCTTGATGAGCACGGTGTCGAGTGGCTGAGTCACCGTCACCATCGTGATGAGGGCGGCGGGGTCGACCTTGAGGTGGAGCGCGTCGATCACGGTCTGTGCTGTCGGCCGCGAGGTGGCAAGGTCGACGTAGGACGCAGCCCGCGACTTGGCCAGCAGGTCGCTGATCGACGCGTCGGAGGCACTGGTGCTCGTCCCGGTGCTGACGAAGCCGCTCGCGTCAGCCTGGTAGACCTTGGGCTGGACGAGACTGACTGCGACGGCCAGGGCTGCGCCGAGAAGGACGCACGCGAGAACCCCGCGCCAGTACGCCCGCGCGACCCTGAGGTAGTCGGCCAGTTCCATGGTTTGCCTTGTCGTGATCGCCACGGAGCGTGTCCACTGCTGTGGGCTCCTCTCTGTAGGGACTCCGACACGCCCAGAACGTGATGCGATTCGTGACGCGCACTCGAAATCAGGACGCGAGGCGCCCGCGAGCGTGCCCCTCATCGTCACAATTCCAGCCCTATGCAGTCATTCACGGTGTGGGTCAACGGTGGCGGACAGGAGGGGCCGATCGTGCAGATCCCTGCAGATGACGCAGAGCCAGATCCCTTGCACGCCAGGCTCGCTGGCTTCATGGTCGAGATGGCTCGTGCCGAGATGGACCTTCCTCACATCGTGTTCTCCCGCGATGCGCGCGGCTGCATGGACTCGTTCTCAGGGCCGTACCCCACCGCGCTCGAGGCCCTCGTGGCGGCGGACATCGAGCAACAGATCGAGCGCGAGGTCGACAGCGGCCACGCCCTCTCGTTCCACATCGCAGCGCTGTACCCGGCGCTGAGCGGTGAGCTGGACGGGGGGTGACCGGCGCGAAGCTAGCCGGTTGACCGGCGCAGCGCGAATCGTTTCGAGAGGTGGCCGCGGTCGAGCAGCTGGCCACCCCAGACCCCCGTCTCGCGGCGCTCGACAGCCCCGTCGAGGCAGGCCTCGCGGACCGGACAAGCCCGACAGAAGCGCTTGGCGCGCTCGATGTCTTGCCAGTTCTCGGAGAACCACAGCCCGGGGTCCTGGTCGGCGCACGGCGCCTTGGCCCCCGGCCTTCGCATCGCCTCGTCGATGGTCGTGAAAAGTCGGGTGAGGCTCGCCACGGGTCTCCAAGTCGGTTTCTGGCCCAGGAGGCTCTGTCACCCTGGGCGTCCTTCTATGTGAGGCGTGGCTGCCTGGTTGGTGACGTTCCCCAGCGCGCCGTCCACTCAGATCGGGTCGACCCGAACATTTCGGACGCCGATGTGGCGTCCTGCGACGAACGGCTCGCGCGGTTGGTTGGACCCGCGTCACGGCCGGCCTGCTTAGACGTCCCCTTGTAGTGAGCCGGCTGTAGTGGGCCGGCAAATGGTGAAGGGATGGGCATGAGCGTCGAGGCCTGGAGAGATGACTCCGACAACGGCTGGGTGCCCGCTGCCCTGGGCAGTTTCGTGGTCGACATGGGTGTCGCCGAGATGGACCTGCCGCACATCGTGCTGTGCAAGGACCGCCGGGGAACCACGGCATCCTTCTCGGGGCCTTACCCCTCAGCGATCGAGGCCCTCGTCGCAGCCGACCTCGAGCAGCGCATCGAGGCGGAGGCTGACGGCTCTGACGCCTTGACCTTCCACGTCGCGGCCCTCTACCCAGCTCTGCGCCCGGCGTCGGGCGAGCGACCAGCATGACCGTGCCCCTTGATCTCTCCGAGGTCGACGACGTCGAGCTCACCTCTCGCGCCCGCGAGGGCGACGAGCGCGCCGTCGTTGAGCTGTGGACGCGGCACTATCCCGCGGCCCTGACGACGGCTCGTCGCGTCGCTCGACAGCCGCGCGACGCCGAGGAGCTCGCATCCGACGCGTTCTCCGGCATGTTGGCGGCGCTGAGCTCGGGCGGAGGTCCCACCGGGTCCGTCCGCGCATACCTGCTGACCTCGGTTCGCAACGGTGTGACGACGCGCGCCCGGAGGGCCAACGCCTCCGACATCCTCACCGACGAGGACTCCGTCCTCGAGAACGCCGCCAGGGTGCCCCCGGATCCGGTCGCGGCCGCTGGCGAGCTAGGCCTGATGCGTGAAGCGTTCGCCACCCTGCCGACGCGCTGGCAGCACGTCTTGTGGCGGACCGCGGTCGACCACGAGTCCAACATCGCGGTCGCCACCGAACTGGGGGTCAGTGCCAACGCGGTGGCCGCGCTGGCGCGGCGTGCCCGACAAGGGCTGCGAGCGGCATACGTGCAGGTGCACGTCTCACGGGGGGCGGTCGAGCCCGGGTGCGCGCCCTACATCGGGGGCTTGGCGGCGATGCTGACGACGTCCGAGGGGACGACGGCCACTGCCGAGCACGTCCGCGGCTGCGCGCGCTGCACCGAGCGGCTCGCCGAACTGAGGAGAGTGGACCAGAACCTCGCCGGCGTGCTCAGCCCGGCACTGCTCGCGCTGCTGCCGGGTGGCCTGGGCACCTTGATGGCAGCCGCTCCCGCTGGCGCGGGCGCTGCCACGAGCGGAGCTGCCACGAGCGGAGTTGCCACGAGCGGGCCTGCCACGAGCGGCCCTGCCGCGTCGGGCTCCGCCAACTGGGTTGCGCTGGCCACGGCCGCGGTCGTCGGCGGGAGCCTGCTCACCTGGGCCCTGTGGCCAGAGCGGCCCGTCGTCGATCAGGTCAAGGCGGCACAGACGCGGACGCTGACCTCGACGCCGACCAGCAGCCCTCCCACCACGGCCACGCAGCCGCCCACCAGCACGCGGCCCCCGGCTCCCACACCGTCACGGCGCCCGTCCAGCCCACCGTCTCCACGGAGCACTACTCCGCGGCCGGTGGTTGCGCCTCCTCCGTCGGTGCCGTCGGCTACCTCGACCTCCATCACGACCTCGACGACTACGCAGCCCCTGGGGCAGCTCGCCGCCGGATTGGCGATGGGCGGCCCGACGACGTCCCCCTTCATCCAGGTCTCTGCCTCTGGGCAGGAAGTGGCCGGGGGCCTGAGCCTGAGTCTGTCGGTGCCTACAGGCGTCGTCCTGGTCAGCTCCTCCGGATCGTGGCACGGGTGTGCCCAGAGCGGCACGACCATCACGTGTACTGCATCGGCGGCTCCGGCAGCGACCGGTCAGTCGTGGTCCGGAACGATCTCGACGCGGTGGGCCGCCGGAGCCAGTGGGGCCGTGAGCGCCGTCGTCACTGGCACGTATCGATCCGGGTCTGCGGCCTCCGCGAGGGCCGCGACTCGGTGGCCACCCCCGTGACGGACTGGGTGCGCGGGGGTCCGCGGCTGGGCTTCGGCCGACGTCTCCTTCCACTTTGAGGAGGTTCGATGCTTCACGGGATGGTTGTTGTGCCAGCCGACTACCTCGACGACCTTGCTGTCGCCGTCGAGCGGCTGCAGTGGCTGGGCACGGAGAGCGAGGCCCGGGCGGAGGGCGGTGATCCGATGTGCCTCCTCGACGCCTTGTGCGACGTCTACGCGGCATCCCAACGATTGGTGAAGCGCGAGTCGAGCACCGTGGGCGGAACCGTGGGCTGATGTCGGCCGATCGCGTCACAAACGCCCCGTCACGGCGTCTCCCATATGCAGGGTGGTTGCGGGGTCCTCACAGGGGTGGGGGCCCCGCAATGGCGCGGAGCGGGTCAGCCGCAGGCGGGGGCAGTTGAGTGTGTGGCGGCAGGGCGCATCGCGCTGACCGCCGGGCCGGCACCCAGGAGCACGTCCACGCTGCTGTCGCCTCGGCCGTCTGACACCTGCACCGCGCCCGGCAGGCTCGAGGCAACCAGGGCAGCCTGGTCCGTTCCACCTGTGCCGTGGATGACCCGGGGGGCGCCCGTGAACCACCGCGTCTCCGGTGCGTTGCCGATGGACACGACCCGAAATCCCTTCGTTGCCAGTTGCGCAGCCGTGCGCGAGGCCATTCCGGCAACACCCGAGGCGTTGTAGACCCCCACCCTCACGGAGCCGGCCTTCGGGAGGACGTGCGCTGAGGCGGTGCAGATCCGGTCGACCCTGCTGTCAAGGAGTCCGGCGGCATTCGCACCCACCAAGGTGACCGTGCCCAACGTCAGACCGGGCAGGCAGAGGAATGCCGCGAGCTTGCGATTGCGGCGGCTGCGCCAGATGCGCGGGTCCAGGTCAGGCGCGGCAGGCCGAGGCGACACCGTTTGGGCTCTCTTTCGCAGGTGTGGGTCGAAGGGGCGCTCGAGGACCGCGGTCCGGCGCCTGGTGATGAGAGACCGACGGCCCGAGATGATGACGCGTGAACCCTGATCGCCTGGGCCCATCGCCGCGGACGGGAGCACTAACCAGGACGAATGCCGCGAGCCGTCGAGGTCCCTCAAGTTTGTCCTTCCCCCAGCGTCACGATTTGAAGAGTCACCGCTCTCCCCATCTAGGAAGGCGACCTTCGCATCGATGGGTCGCGCCCAGCTGTGGCGATAGAGGGTGTGGAGCTTGTACACGGAGCAGTCGACGACGGCCCGAGCTTTCGACGTGGGCTCACGCGGGCACAAGGGGCTGTCGATCTTCGCCGTCCTCGTCTACCTCGCGACCTTCGTGGTGGCGATCGCCGCACCGGCATCGGCATACCAGGTGGCAACCTCGGCCCCGACCGTCGCGGGCGGCGTGGGCACGCTCACCATGCCCGGTTCCGGGTTGGCCGCATCGGTATCGGCATCGGGGCTCACCTCGGTGACCGGTGGCACCACCCTCGGTGGCCGCGGCTACGTCGCCAGCGACTACACCCCCGGCTTGGCGACGACCACGCCCGCCGTCAACGTGCTCACGGACGCGACCAACAACTGCCCCTCGGTGGGGACTTGCTCCGGGCTGGGCACTGTCACGATCACGTTCAGCCAGCCGGTGACCAATCCTGTGCTGAGTCTCGCCGGCATCGGGGGAGAGGTCCACCACCTCGACTCGAGCAACGTCGTGACGGCGATATCTCAGCTCCACGACATCCTCACCCTGACCACGCCGGGCGTCACCCTGACCGATCTGAGCGGTGGCAACCTCGCCGTCTCCGGCACCCAGATCACAGCCAACAACGCCAGCACCGGCTACCGGTGTGAAACGACAGCTCAGACCGACGGTCCTACCGGGACGACCCTGCCGTCCGCGGGAGCCACTGCGGCGTGCGGGTCAGTGCGCATCAACGGCACGGTCACCTCGGTGACGTTCAGCGTGAGCGCGATCTTCACCCAGACGACGGCGAGCGTGCCGCCATACACCAACAACACCAGCTCCGACCCCACGCACAACGCGGACGGCTTCGCGATTGCGGTCACCGCGCCTGAGGACTTCGGCGACTCCCCCTCGTCCTACGACCAGGGCAACGCTGCCCGCGCGGTGCTGTCCGACGTGCAGCTCGGCCCCAGCGTCACCGAGGACAACGCGACGGTGGCCAACGGGACGGTGTCCCCGAACGCCAGCGCGACCGCTGCCCTCGACGGCGCTGACAACGGAGTCACCCTGGGCCCGCTCAGCACCTCGATGACCAGCTACAGCACCACCGTGGCCATCAGCGGAGCAAGCAAGCCCGGCACCGCGTGCGGGTGGATCGACTTCACCAAGAACGGGGTGTTCGACACCGGCGAACGCGCCTGCGCCGCATTCGCGGCCGGCGCCACCAGCGCGACCCTCACCTGGTCCGGGCTGAGCGGGCTGACCGCAGGCAACACCTACGCGCGGTTCCGGGTCGGGTACAACGCCGCCCAGACGCAGAGCCCGATCGGGGCATCGGATGCCGGCGAGGTCGAGGACTACCTCCTGGCAGTCGCAGGTCCAGCACCCTTCGCCTGCACGACCCCGACCGTCTTCGACGCTGCAGGCACGCCCAACACCCAACTGTTCGCACAAACCCAGACCCCGACCGGGTCCACCTTCACCGCGGTCGGACCGCCCTGGGCGGGTGGCGTCTACAACGCGATCGGCTTCGACAGCGCGAGTCGACTGATGTATGCGGTCAGCGGCGCGCAGCTGCTCATCATCGACTCCACCGGTGCCGTC includes these proteins:
- a CDS encoding RNA polymerase sigma factor encodes the protein MTVPLDLSEVDDVELTSRAREGDERAVVELWTRHYPAALTTARRVARQPRDAEELASDAFSGMLAALSSGGGPTGSVRAYLLTSVRNGVTTRARRANASDILTDEDSVLENAARVPPDPVAAAGELGLMREAFATLPTRWQHVLWRTAVDHESNIAVATELGVSANAVAALARRARQGLRAAYVQVHVSRGAVEPGCAPYIGGLAAMLTTSEGTTATAEHVRGCARCTERLAELRRVDQNLAGVLSPALLALLPGGLGTLMAAAPAGAGAATSGAATSGVATSGPATSGPAASGSANWVALATAAVVGGSLLTWALWPERPVVDQVKAAQTRTLTSTPTSSPPTTATQPPTSTRPPAPTPSRRPSSPPSPRSTTPRPVVAPPPSVPSATSTSITTSTTTQPLGQLAAGLAMGGPTTSPFIQVSASGQEVAGGLSLSLSVPTGVVLVSSSGSWHGCAQSGTTITCTASAAPAATGQSWSGTISTRWAAGASGAVSAVVTGTYRSGSAASARAATRWPPP
- a CDS encoding RNA polymerase sigma factor, with the translated sequence MVQLTFTEPGQAATVEQLIENARCGDREAFAELYANHVRQARRYARRLVLDDHLAEELVAEAFARTWQQLAAGGGPRVAFMGYLRAVVLRLHVNRLRADRRLRWVADIEDAALANPDLAARILEESPEHLVLEALFNQRMREALATLPERWQRVLVMVYVENLPYQDVADELGLSVGGARQLGLRARRGMRKALTDLADQVAAAA
- a CDS encoding transglycosylase family protein, which encodes MFYAPKHSARSINPVKRRIVGSAAAGVASVAGGLAAANSASAAGSVWDSVASCESGGNWSINTGNGYYGGLQFSGSTWRAYGGGAYAPRADLASRSEQITVAQRVLASQGPGAWPTCGARAGLSRASGGGVVAAAARTSAPEASRSAVRTAPPSYRSSVVHHSSVAVGRLVVDGIRGPKTNAAIERWVGGSVDGNLSRADIKALQRKVGSVPDGVIGPKTVRALQAKIGARANGSHSLDRATVMALQRYLNSH
- a CDS encoding WhiB family transcriptional regulator translates to MASLTRLFTTIDEAMRRPGAKAPCADQDPGLWFSENWQDIERAKRFCRACPVREACLDGAVERRETGVWGGQLLDRGHLSKRFALRRSTG
- a CDS encoding LytR C-terminal domain-containing protein gives rise to the protein MSPRPAAPDLDPRIWRSRRNRKLAAFLCLPGLTLGTVTLVGANAAGLLDSRVDRICTASAHVLPKAGSVRVGVYNASGVAGMASRTAAQLATKGFRVVSIGNAPETRWFTGAPRVIHGTGGTDQAALVASSLPGAVQVSDGRGDSSVDVLLGAGPAVSAMRPAATHSTAPACG
- a CDS encoding polysaccharide biosynthesis tyrosine autokinase, with product MELADYLRVARAYWRGVLACVLLGAALAVAVSLVQPKVYQADASGFVSTGTSTSASDASISDLLAKSRAASYVDLATSRPTAQTVIDALHLKVDPAALITMVTVTQPLDTVLIKVSARADTPRAAQALADAWVEAVKTQVDAVENPSGAASQALHIVPIESAELPTFPISPNPTRNVAVGSTVGLLLGLGYAVVRSQLDRRLRRAEDVEGAFGVTVAATIPTSPAMVRRVGSRVSLVVSRGLRHADDPAHSAEAFFKLRTNLQFMDVDNPPRVIVVTSPLPGDGKSTIAANLAAALSLADRDVVLIDGDLRRPVVAESFGLVEGIGLTDVLIGRVEFDEVAQQVVGLPHLRVLGAGGTPPNPSELLGSRAMQRLLKKLAERGLTVIIDAPPLLPVTDGALLTASADGALVVVSAGRTLDTQLRDALTSLTAVQGHTLGVVLNRAAPNSSATGYYGAYYGADTRASRIRLRRAAG